The genome window GGTCTGGCTCGCATCACCAACCCTCAGGTACTATGACGCTTTTGCTTCTTTCTGATTCAGTGTCCGCTAGAACATGTATCTTATTGTGGACCCTCATATTTGAACTGCTTCCTCTAAAGCGCTGCTAGTTTTGATGATTCAATTGAAATATTCAGCTTAGCGTTCAAGTTGTTGGCTAAAATGCCCAAGTTGATGACTTTGGTTTGGATACTTATAGGTGGTCCGcttgatttttaatttatttgtaaatgaGAAGTGGGAAattaaaggaaacaaaaaagaaattagctTTTCTTTATGAAAATATTCAATGAATTGAAAAACTCGATAATGCGAGTGAAAATGGAATTAGAagtgagaaaaataaagagatttGGACGTTTTACCAATTTGAAAGATGTTTTAATGACATTTTGTggtgttgaaaaaaaatcttgtatgAGTATGCCATGCTTCAAGATTGCTTGCACAAAAGCTCCAGTATTCGGCTACTAGTTTCTCATCCCACACTTTGCATGATTGAGGCTTTTACAAACAGAACTGAAGTTTGAGAAAACTGTTGGAATACAAAATGTTGATGTCACTAGTTTGATCCGGTAAACAAGAGAATGTTGTACCCAAAAAAGTTTTGACTCTATCATCGTATAGATAAATAAACTTAAGGACACGATATCTCTTCTGTAGGTATGTCTTGTTTGtgggaagtttggaaaaaaaaattacagttAAGACTATTCTGTAAACTTGTTTCTTCAATTACATTTTCCCTTAAATGGAGCCTCGAGTGAAGAGCAGAGAGCCATGGGCTTGCTTCTTCTCATAGTGTTCCAGACATTGATTGCCTTGCTATTTCTGAGGGATGGTTTGGTTCCATCTCTTTGTGAATTTTGCAGAGGCATACAAGTAATTCATCTCCTGTTGATTCatcattttatgtttttgccctaaaccctaaccGTATATCCTTTTGTTGAGTCAGTTTACAACACCCTTATAATTCAGTTTCTTTTGAAGGAATTGCAGATATTACATTACTTGGACAACAGGCGAAAGGTGCACAAGGATGCAATAAACTTTTGTCAGAACATTTTGCACCACAAGCCTGTTGAGTGGAAATCCATAGTACGCAACAATCTATCAGAGCCCATCCGTGATGTGGACCTTGTTGTTACAGTTGGTGGTGATGGCACTCTGTTACAAGGTAGCCATTTCATTGATGACTCGGTTCCAGTTCTAGGAGTGAATTCTGACCCCACACAACCTGAAGAGGTTAGTTTAGCTAAGCCATAGAGTGTTAGCCTTTATGTCATCATATTAGTTCACTTCACCAAGTCTCACTTAATTGCTCGTAATCAGTTCAtcgttttttaatttttttcctgcTTTTGAGGCAGATACTCATATAAATCATTGCAGCTTATCTACTGTATTTTACTTCGTTAGGTTGAGAAGCTCAGTAATGAAATTGATGCTAATAGAAGCACAGGCTATCTTTGCGGTGCAACTGTCAACAACTTTGAACAGGTAAAACTCTGCCAATGAATTCAGTTGATTGGAGACAATCAGTTTGGTTCCTCATTTCGAGGGTGTATTTAAAACTAGTCAGTACTTGAAGGAAAGGAAACATCTAATGTTCACAAAAGAGTTAGGCATTCATCTTCAACATAAGTTTCTATGTCATGCTCAAACTTTTAGTTACGAGGAATATTTCCATCAAAATGATCCCTAGTACTACTTCTCTCCAGTAACCACCTTCTTTAAAGGAGAGTAAGAGTTCTCAAAGGAAATCCATTTGCGTGCAGAATCCGTCCTGCTCTTGTGTTAAAGGCatctcttttgttctttttaggTACTGGACAGTATCCTCGAGGATCGAGCTATTCCTTCCAAATTGACAAGGATATCCGTATCCGTAAACTCACAACTGCTTTCAACTTATGCTcttaatgatattttaattGCACATCCATGTCCAGCGGCACTTTCACGGTTCTCATTCAAGTAACGTTCTTTCATGATCTGATGGTCAGATAGCTGTATATTCAACTGGTTTCTTTAGTTAACATGCATCTAACTTTTATTCTTTAAATTCCTCAACTTCCCTCCCCACCtcaaagcaaaataaatttatagatTAGAGATCATTGTTTGCAGAATTAAAGGGGATGACCAGACATGCGCCCCCTTAGCGCACTCTCGATCAAGTGGTCTCAGAGTTTCAACAGCTGCTGGATCAACAGCTGCAATGCTCTCAGCAGGCGGGTTTCTGATGCCCATATTATCCCAGGATCTCCAGTATATGGTAAGAGAGCCCATCTCACCAGGAGTGGCCTCAAGCTTAATGCACGGGTTAATCAAATCTCATCAGTCCATAGAAGCTACATGGTTTGGTAAAAAGGGGGTCATATATATTGATGGTTCTCATGTTTCCTATACTATAAAAAATGGGGATGCCATTGAGATATCTTCCAAGGCCCCAATTTTGAAGGTTTTCTTGCCTCACCATTTACAGAACATTAGTGAAGAAACGTGAGGAGACATAtttagataaaaataaattaaacatttTTTGTAAATACAAGCTGTGCATACGTGCGGAACTTTTGTAAACATGCCTCCTCACGTGTTTGTAAGATTTTGATTCTTTGATTTCCAGGAGAAATTTACTAAGTTCAACATAGCTATGTAGACATGGTGAATGTATACAAATGGAATTGTTTTGGTTTCCTCATCATTAATTGGTTGCATACAGCAGCTATATGATCTGTTAAGACTGCAATCCTATATTACGTTTTTTTCCCTCCCACCTACCAATTATTACCacttaatgaaaattttctgATCGTCATAAATTGCATAAGGGATTTCCAGTGGAGAAGAGGGGAAGGGGGAAGAGTGAGAGGTGAATCAGTTTCCAGCATGCAAACCCTTTGCCATTTAAACTATTAACACAACACGTCCATCTTTGATGTGGGATACTCTCGACAGCTTCACCCAAAGCAAAGGGTCAGCACGAAGGCATGTTACgagaatttctttttttttttttttttttttcctaaaaaagaaattatagtCATAGTAAACATATCCGGCATGACCTTCAGCAAACAGTGAACTCTCGACTTCAAGCCTAGAACCTGAAAATCCAGGTCATGAAGATTCAGCAATGGATTATTGGCAGCAATGTAAATTTAGCAGAACCAAGATTGAAACTTACGTGAACATCTGGGGACGGTTACGAGAGAGCTGAGGCCTCTTTATTGGGGAGAGTATCAAGTTCCTTAAGGTCATTGAGGGGTTGCTAGCTCCAGTTCCAAACATAGGGTGAGCACCAGCCCTTCTGTTCACAGCATCAACTGGAATAGCAGCTTGTTTTGCCGGTGAGCCAACAGAGATGTCAAAAGGACCACCAGAGTTTGAACTATTCTGTCTTGCTGGCCATATATCCTCCTTTGGCCCTGGAGTTTCAGGAGTGAGAACCGGCCAATCTGCAAGAAATAAGTCAACTGGTTTTCGAAATATTTGAGCCAGCAAAAAAACATAATGCTATGAAGTACTGTTCAGTGTCATGATAGCATCAAACGTCAAAACTTTGTAGtgttatttttcaaaattagtATATGGATTTTCTGTACTCTTATACAATATTATTTCTAGTATGTCATGAAATACTATCCCGGTGTTGACAATTAGTCGATTGAACTGTAATTCTGCAACTTTAAAAGGATAAAAGTTACCTTTTCTAACAGCTTCTCTGTTATCCAAGATGTTAGCTTGGTTTGAGAAAAGATCAGGCTCATTTCTTGAATAGAAATTGGTCGCAGGTTGAAGGGCGGATCGTTTAACTGACTCGTACTCACTCCTCAATTGATCATACATTTCATCTAGTTTTCTCTTCTGTCTGGTGGTACATGAAAAGTCAAGAAAATCAATATATTAGGGCCCCAACAATGCAAATATGCCTCAGGAAATAGTATCAGTAGGTGGGGAATGGACACAAGACCTGGATTTCTCTGCAAATTTTTCCTGGAGCTCCTGCTTATCTTTGGACAAGCTTTCAATCTCTTGTTCCATCATTTGACACCTCTTCGCCATTTTCTGGTATGCAGTATGCACCTGTTCCAATTTCTCAGTGAACTTTTCTTGCATTGCTTCACATTTCTGCCGGAATTGAGCTACTATTCTGTTCATCTTGAACTGCATTTCCAGTTCCTTTTGCCCAATGTAAAACATGATACTCCTGTGTGCACTCTTCATTACTAAGAACATTGTTAAGGGAAACATGTACAGACCATTGTCTCTGTTACAAAACAGTGAGAAAAATTGCTTACAATATACAACTTATTTGGTTTGGTCACTCCCTCATAAAAAATGCACCAATGGCTTTGTGCTATCCCATTTTATGCTGTTCTTTCCAGATAATGGAGCAGTTTTCAAGTATCAGATTATTAAATTGCAGAGCAAATGGAAAAGGATACATATCTGTGGAGACACTCCAGCCATGGCCATCTGAAACAGAATATGTTAGAACGTTAGCAAGAAATCAAGTTAAAGGATACAGAATGTAAGGAAAAGTAATAGTACCAAGCAGGGGGGAAGATTCCATTGAATAAGGTAATATAAAGTTTGAAGACAAGCTAAGTCTATCCATTTAGGAATGCTTGCTTACATTTACCCATTCATCGTTTGGATTGATATCCACAGGTTTCATAAGACTGCCAAGAATAGAGAACAATGAGATAGGCAGAATTAAATAAGACAACTGCTTTATGAAAGTAGGAAACAGGTTTGCCACATTGTTTCTATTAAAAACCCAAGTATTATTGGTGCCAGGAGCTGTCAAATtacagttttcttttttttggtaagaTAATAAAACTTGCCTTTTGGGTTCTATCAAAGAATTGCTTAAACTGGTTCTTACAGGAAAATAATTCTGCAGCAACCATTGATGCCAGAAACAGAATAAATTTTGTCTTCAGCATTCATTCCATGTAGTCCATATATTTACACTCTCATattacttattattattaacaaagaaaaaactacAACCTCTCATTTTATGTTCATGGATGCTAAGCAGACCTGCACACCTAAAAAAGGCCAAGGCTTAAAGAATACAAATTCCCAGACAAATGCTAGATTGTCTAAGATCTTTACCAACTCTTACCTCTTAGAGAGCACTTGATCACAAATGGGACATGCTCCATCATTGCCAAGGATCTTGCTGGCATCCTCTGTGCCTTTTCACACTATTAAGGAAACTTCTATGCAAATATACCAATCAACCCTAAAtccacaaaaaagaaaaaagaaaagttacaGCTATAAAACTGTAGAGGGAAAATTTTCCTTTGCATAGGATACACAAAAGGTGGCCACAGGTGGTGGAAACAGCTCGCCCTTCTAGTTCTCGCCAACACGCATTGCATCTCATTTTAGCCTTCAAAGACAATCTCTAATGCAATGGCATGTCTGCGGCATATAAAACATGTTGATCAACAACGCTATCTCAAGGTTTCTCAACTGATTTATATGCCTGCTGTTATTGGTTTCAAATGAGAAACCAGAGAGGCTTGTAGCCAAATAAACAAAGGAAGCAtaatatttttccaatttagAGAAGATATAAGCATGAGGTGAAGTCATGCTTCAATGACATGGACATACAAAGAAACTACCATAACGCAAATGACGTCTCATGAAGACAAATTAGCAAAAGAAGATACTAGTCTGTTCATAATGGACACAAAAGGCATGATGGTTTTGAAATTCAGAGTAGTTGTTACAACTTACAAACGggaattcaaaattaaagCAATGAAAGAGAACCTGTCCCAAAAATGCAGTTTAGTTTTGAAGTCTTAAGTGActagaaaatttcaaaaacattGAAAAGCTAAGATGCTAATCTCATATTTTGATGATAATAGAGAAGCCTCATGAATTTCAGTCAAGTTGGATGATTGAGCTAACAAAACTGGTTGCGAACTCAGGTATCACAACTAATCAAAACTGGAGCGAAGAAAACTTCACCCTTAAGTTTTTCCACTTAAGTCATGCATTTAACAAATTACATAATGAGGTATTTCAACAAGTATGAAGTTTACAGTCAAGTGGTGCACTCCGTACTACAAGACTTCGAAACAGCATAGAGATCTGTTATGTGTACGTTAAAACACTCTTGGTATGTTAACTCAGGTAAGGGTAGGATGCTCCTCTATTTAAATCACTTACTCAAGTCTGTTTTTACCGACAACAGTTAGCACAACAAAAAACCATTCCATCAGGTTTTAATCTTATACATGTTAGGTAATTTATTCATCTCATGAAATACTAAACTACTTTAGGTCAGCAATATCAAATATGCCACAAATTCGAAGAATGAGAAGATTGACATGAGCTTCATATGCGACTattaacataaaattttagccatagttgtgtgtttttttttcactttccaccAAAACTTTGAACCAATGTCTGAAGTAGAAGTAAAGAACTCACTGAGTATTTTATATATGAGAAATATGTTAAATCAATTATGtccaaattaacaaaaatttctttttaaattactCTCTTTTTGTTCATCATTTCTACGGCAAAAATatgcagagaaagaaaataccTTCATGCTCACTGACAATataatttcagaaataaaaagcATAAAAATACCGAAGACTACCCATCAATAAGTACTTATTGCATCGTATATGCAAATTCCTTTGATTTTAACGTTTTCTCAGCGACCAAACAGAGAAAAGAGCGTTCTAACCTTGAAAATAGGATCGTACCTGAACGTTAACCAAAATTCTGCGCCAAAACTTTGATTTAGTTGCTTGCGAAGAAAGCTTTCGAACTATAGGCTAATTGCGATTTTGCGCTCGTAAAACTTGGCCGTTTCACGGTGTAAGCTCCGATCAGTAAAATAAACTTCCTGAAAACGCCAAGGAAAGTAAAAATTACAGATGAAAGGACGAGAAAATTGACGATGAAATCCAAATCACGGCATGGTAAAACTTACAGAGATTTATCGCAAAAGctgaatttttctttgttcttttgtcTCTTCCAATTGGAAAAATGAGTTTTCAGCTATACGGAGGAAACGCAGGGAGAGAACTGAAGAAAAGCCCTAGGGGTTTGAGAATGGATTTGGCGGGAAATGTTCTTGCTCTGGAAGATTGGTGTGTACAGCTTCTGATTCGAATCAGAAATGGCGGGGACAAGTCACGAGCTCTGGTTTGAGATTTTGTTTATGAGAACGAAACgtttttttgtgattttaaatTCCAAGAACCGTGGCGATATGTAGGCCTGGCGATATGATATTCGGGTCGGTTTTAATTGATATGAATGGCCCGACTCGAGCCCAAGTCTCTATGagcggtttttttttttttagggtgaAGAAACGGGGCTAAAGcccaacaaagaaattaaacaatagCTCGAGACTTACAGACTCCAAATAAATCTTCACTAAGAAAGGACCTAATACTGTCAGGAGGGTCATGGAAGGTTGACAGACCCAACTCAAGACATGAACCCAATTCAACTAGTTTATCTACTACCACGTCGCACTCACGATATACATGATGAATAGAACAAACCcagtttttgtttatatagTTTTGGCATCCCCACTACATACCAGCAAGAGGATGAAGGTCTTCCACATTTTTGTTAAGAAGGTGTACTGCGGTTGCTGAGTCAGACTCAAGCACAACTGCACTACAACCTATATCCCAAGCAATTTTCAGTCCAAGATAGATGCCCCATAACTCAGCTTCCAAGACTTGTCCTGCATCAAGATTAACAGCAAAGCCTCTCATCCACTGCCCAGAACTATCTCTTAGTACACTCTCAACAGCAATGCGTCTATCCTCACATTTTCTGCACccgttggtattgattttaatcACTCCTTTATTTGGATATTGCTAAGAGAGCGCAGCAAGAGAGCAAGTGagttttctagtttttttcAATATTGGCCTGTGTCCAATCTGCAGCAGCCATAAGAATGACGTGTCTATGAACGTTTTCTATAACTCACCCACCACCTAAACCTAATATTTCTAAAATGATTATGAATTCTAAAATCCCTAAAAGCGTACATttatttttgatttgtttttaggTATAGACATGCCCACCATATGTGGGCCATGGGGtgtagtgtttttttttttttttttggttgaaatcgAATTTCATTAAATAGAAGGTCAAAGTCAGATTACTATGGGGTGGAGTTGGGGCTGCTACGGTAATCATCTTGTGTGAAATTGTCAACTTAGGATTATGTATTCATTATAACAAAACAGTGCTATTTCTGTTACATGTAAGTTTATTTTGCTTATTGAGTGATATTTCTCTTCTCAACGTTGTAAGAGATCCCAAAGTCGAATTCTCCTCTCCTCCCTtatcaattaaaaagaaaaagaaaaaggatcaCATGTAAAGACCATATAGTTTCCATCTCCAATAGTTAAGTGTTACCAATACTATACTGAGCTTCAAGACCATAGGGATCCCAATTTCTACAAGTACACAATTAACAGAGGTCCAATTGGGCATGTACAAATTGACCTTCCATACCATGTAGCCCTGGCCTTCTTGAACATGTGGAGATCCCAAACGATCACAACCCTATTTGCTATTTGCTTTTTAATTGTAAAACTCACAATGGTGGGAACTACATAAGGTTCTTCATAAAGGGCCTTATTTTGTATAGGCTAGGCTGTCCTCTCCAAGGAATCTCATTCCTTACTTCATTGAAAAATCAAGAATAAGTATATATCTCGCATTACTTTTTAATTCATAACTGCACGTAAATAACTTGTAACGAAAATGATTCATTCAATCTATATCTCCGTTTCAAGTTAGTAACATGTACAAGGGAGCCCACAAATACCACTAGAAGAAAGCAACAAGACACCTATCATGACTATCTTTCCTCAATGAGCACTCTTCTAGTTATCTTGTACATATGTTGTTggttttctttattaaaaagcaaaattgtAGCAATAGTCCTTTCTTACTTTACTTTTAGTCCTTAAACCTCAAAAATTGTTATAATCATCATTTAATTAGATATCGTGTTGCATTATTGGTCACTCCGTCAATTCTGTAAGATTTTCGGTCAAAATTAAAGGTAAATTGAGAAATTCTtgtcaaatatttattaaataaataaactatttaaagaaaaaaaaaccactgaCACTACCCAAAAAACAGCCACTTTATCCCCATCCCCACTTACCCAAATTTATCACCACAACCACCCACCTCAACTCAACAGCTTCACCTCTACGTTTTTCCCTGCATCACCGAGTTCAAGCTCAGCACCACCAGGCTCAAACCCATCAAAATGAGCAAACCCTCTTCCACCCCACCAACAGTCCAccccaatctctctctctctctctctctctctctctctctctctcagagtTCGGTTGCCGCATCCCCTTTTGGTACAATTCTATATAAAATTGAAtttcttgattttatttatttattgaactTCCCTTTTTCATTCTTGAATTGTTGTTGATTGGCTTCGTTCCATTTGGACATTAGTGTTTAGTTCTCAGATTAAGAGGCTGAGTTGCTGAGGTAAGGGGAGGGTCGTGCGACTGGGCTGAGAAGTGGTGAGGGTGGTAATTGGGTAAAAGTCTTATTTGCCCTTCAAAAAAATATCAGGCGCATCGCATATGATCAATTTTGACGAAAAAACTATTAGAGTTGACAGAAAAGACGAACGGTGCAACGCgatatttaattaaaagacCACCGTAATAATTTTTGAGGTTGAGCCTTAACCCTTCAATTTAGGACCACCTACCCTACAACTCATTTAGTTGAAGACTTGAACAATAAAGGCATCCCATGCCTACCAAACAATACCAGTCCTTGGGTGAGCCCTCTCATTAATTTTTGTACCCGAAATAAAACGCCCCAAGTTGCTCCAGTGTCCATTCTAAAAACATAGTGGATATATAGACTTAGTCAAGTTAATTAAAACAGATGTGATCCCTATTCtacttataaattaaaataaagtaaaatattattaagatatttagtgatatacccatttctagcactaatattataaataatatctacacaattgaatttctataaacaaacccaaaaaaaacccaaaaaatgatagctaaccttattgaatttaatattgattattaaattactttgatgccctattgagtgctttgggtatttttatgagattttggggttcttgttttaagaaattgatggcctaaatgggctttgggtgtgtttctaaagtcctaTTTGGgctcccatattgggtataatagtgattctcccaatattatttatataaaaaattaaagaaaacacacCATGGATCCGAATCAATCAAAACCCGACCCGAGTGGAGTGTGCAAGCAATTGAGCTAAGATATTTGTTAGTAGAGGAGTATTGTAATTTACAGTTGCAAAGCAACGGCGGCCTCCTACGCCACGACACTTGTTAGAAACCTCCACGTGTACAAATTGAAATGGCTTGCTGGCCTCAAAAATCACTCATTTACTAGCTCCTCCTCCAACTGttgagagagaagaaaccCAAGAAGAGATTTTTGAAGGGtttagaaagagagaaagagatgaaGATACAGTGCAACGTGTGCGAGGCAGCTGAGGCCAACGTACTATGCTGTGCAGACGAGGCAGCTCTGTGCTGGGCTTGTGATGAGAAGGTTCACAAAGCCAACAAGCTCGCAAGCAAGCACCAGAGGGTTCCTCTGTCTGCATCTCACATGCCCAAATGCGATATCTGCCAGGTACTTAAATCCCACATCAAAAagttgcttttttttcttcttaagaatatgaaaatcaacatgggttttgtttgaaatttgagtTCATGATTTGCAGGAGGCAGTTGGGtattttttctgtttagaAGATCGAGCTTTGCTCTGTAGAACATGTGATGTTGCTATACACGCTGCTAATAGCTTGGTGTCAGCTCACCGGAGGTTTTTGCTCACCGGAATCAAAGTTGGCCCTGAGCCAACTGAGCCTGATtctggaggtggtggtggtggtggtggtggtgttgttggtgttggtgttggtgcctcttcttcttctgtcaaGTCACGTTCTGGGTCTGGGTCTGGGTCGAGATGCGATACGCACAATCCAATGCCTGTGGAGTGCAAGGTAGCACCGGCCGGTGTTGATGTGATGCCTTTTGCTGGGGGTTCTTCAGCTGGGACTGTTCCTCAGTGGCATATAGATGACTTTCTGGGACTCTCTGATTTTGATCAGAGTTTTAGCTACACTGAAAATGGATCTTCCAAGGTGTGTGGCCATGGTGTCCAATGTTCAATTGTTATTAGAATTTATGATATGGTACTGCTGCTATATTcatattacaaaattgtggcacctatttttctgtttaataAGAAATTTGGAAAGAAAGTACTGCAATTTGGTCTCAAACTCTCAATAGTCAATTCATAAGATTGCACTGCATTTGCAAACAGGAATGTCTTATAGGCTTGTGCTCTGGGTCACACTGACCCATTTTTACCCCTGTTTTGTTGCAAACCCCTTATGCTTATTGAAGAACCGACTTAAATTAGGCTATCAAGTAGAAGACAGAATTCAAGactcctttatttttttcttaaaagaaaaaaatgaagtacCCTTTGTGACTGATGACCTACTCcttgtcatatttttttctagGCCTTATGGTTATCTCAGTGCATAATGGTGCTTCTATTTTGTGCTATTTCTatcaggctgactgcggtAAACTTGGGGAGTATGACTCACCAGCTTTAAAATCATCTGAGGAGGAAATGGAAGATTATGAGTGCATAGGTGAGGTGCCAGAGACCTCTTGGATGGTACCCCAGATACCTTCCCCACCTACAGCCTCGGGACTCTACTGGCCTAGAAGTTCTCAGATTTCATCTGATTTTGCAATGTTTGTTCCAGACATTTGCCACTCACAAATGCAAAACCCTCTTTATTCTCAACATAATGGTACCGTCTCAAAACGTCGTAGGCAATTCTAGTCCTTGCTACAAAAGTTACCATATGTTGGATTTGTTTGACTGTGCTTATAATATCATTTTGTGTACCGTTCTTTCTTCTCTAGAGTAGAATAAGTGTAATATTATGCTATGGTATCTGTTGAAAGTAGATTTGTCTTACTTACCACTTTCCATGTAGTGTCTGTAAACATcttttcacaaaataaaaataaattagttgtATTTGGTTACTGCATCATATGGAGTTGATTTTTTCCCATTAAGATTTACAAGGTTCTCCTTTGTTCGATAGGAAAGTCAGAGTTGTTACCATGCTCATAAAATTCAATGAATTCAAGAACCCAGACCTAGTGGTTGGATGTTCTGATATTTCTATACTGAGAACCTTGCAAAGTTGTCATAAATTCAATTACCTGGTGATAAATCTGTAGTCGTTTTTTCAGATGCTTTGAAATGTTGAAGCTATGGTCACTTACTGGCTCCTTGGTTGCTTCAATAGTTCTGAAATTTTTATGCTGGTTCAAATATCTCAGCTGGGCTGATGTGACATCTTAGACAATCGTAACAACTGATGACCTGTCCATGACTGTTTGCCTCCCATGTCTTGTGCATTGGCTTCTCTCTTTCACATGCAGTTTACAGAGGCTCACAAGGGCTGATGCTagcattttttatatttgatatGGTTAAGACTGTGAAGCAGTATGATTGAACTAATATGTCATTGGTTCTC of Prunus dulcis chromosome 4, ALMONDv2, whole genome shotgun sequence contains these proteins:
- the LOC117623910 gene encoding NADH kinase-like isoform X1, producing MATKRLLLLLKPFDVYPVSQSDGLARITNPQELQILHYLDNRRKVHKDAINFCQNILHHKPVEWKSIVRNNLSEPIRDVDLVVTVGGDGTLLQGSHFIDDSVPVLGVNSDPTQPEEVEKLSNEIDANRSTGYLCGATVNNFEQVLDSILEDRAIPSKLTRISVSVNSQLLSTYALNDILIAHPCPAALSRFSFKIKGDDQTCAPLAHSRSSGLRVSTAAGSTAAMLSAGGFLMPILSQDLQYMVREPISPGVASSLMHGLIKSHQSIEATWFGKKGVIYIDGSHVSYTIKNGDAIEISSKAPILKVFLPHHLQNISEET
- the LOC117623910 gene encoding NADH kinase-like isoform X2, producing the protein MATKRLLLLLKPFDVYPVSQSDGLARITNPQILHYLDNRRKVHKDAINFCQNILHHKPVEWKSIVRNNLSEPIRDVDLVVTVGGDGTLLQGSHFIDDSVPVLGVNSDPTQPEEVEKLSNEIDANRSTGYLCGATVNNFEQVLDSILEDRAIPSKLTRISVSVNSQLLSTYALNDILIAHPCPAALSRFSFKIKGDDQTCAPLAHSRSSGLRVSTAAGSTAAMLSAGGFLMPILSQDLQYMVREPISPGVASSLMHGLIKSHQSIEATWFGKKGVIYIDGSHVSYTIKNGDAIEISSKAPILKVFLPHHLQNISEET